A genomic segment from Lentisphaera araneosa HTCC2155 encodes:
- a CDS encoding ammonium transporter, whose translation MKKLMFAFVCLLATGIFSVSAGTELAPAAEGVTLKSFQEKVQVDFDNQTEKAEVSAAIEGSKTVVDDGISETYSGVITYTISAEGEGSLSFESDDKFWTSNVFMMMAAVLVFIMHLGFCCLEVGFSRAKNSVNIIFKNFTIVAIATLVYGLMGFNIMYPGEFSIGSFFGFAGFGLEAAEGGSAMTYAGGYTYWTDFLFQAMFAAATASIVSGAVCERIKINSFLIFCTVFAGIIYPIIGSWGWGGGFLSDWGFVDLAGSGLVHATGGAGALAGAIVLGPRIGKYVNGKTFAIMGHNMPVAAIGAFLLWFGWFGFNGGSQLDANPMAASGIMVMTLLASTAGVVGAMILSWILSGKPDLSMVLNGALAGLVGITAGAANVGPMSAVIIGAIAGVLVVLAVLLLDKLKIDDPVGAIPVHLVCGAWGVIATGIFSDDADTMVQIKSILCIVAFAFVCAFILFTIIKVTIGLRVSEEEELEGLDLGEHGMEAYSGFQIFTNQ comes from the coding sequence ATGAAAAAACTGATGTTTGCCTTTGTATGCTTATTGGCTACAGGCATTTTTAGTGTTTCAGCCGGCACAGAGTTGGCACCAGCTGCTGAGGGTGTGACTCTCAAAAGCTTTCAAGAAAAAGTTCAAGTTGATTTCGATAATCAGACTGAAAAAGCAGAAGTGTCTGCAGCTATTGAAGGTAGTAAAACTGTAGTCGATGATGGCATCAGTGAAACCTACTCAGGTGTGATCACTTACACGATCTCAGCTGAAGGCGAAGGTAGCTTAAGTTTTGAATCTGATGACAAGTTTTGGACATCCAACGTATTCATGATGATGGCTGCAGTACTCGTCTTTATCATGCACTTAGGCTTCTGTTGTTTAGAAGTTGGTTTTTCACGTGCGAAAAACTCTGTTAATATTATCTTTAAGAATTTTACTATTGTAGCAATCGCAACTCTTGTTTATGGTTTGATGGGCTTTAATATCATGTATCCAGGTGAGTTCAGTATTGGTTCTTTCTTTGGTTTTGCCGGTTTTGGTTTAGAAGCTGCTGAAGGTGGATCTGCCATGACTTATGCTGGTGGTTATACTTATTGGACTGACTTCCTTTTCCAAGCCATGTTTGCTGCGGCAACGGCTTCAATTGTATCTGGTGCTGTTTGCGAACGTATCAAAATTAACTCTTTCCTTATTTTCTGCACAGTTTTCGCAGGTATTATCTACCCAATTATCGGCTCTTGGGGCTGGGGCGGCGGTTTCCTCTCTGACTGGGGTTTTGTTGACCTTGCTGGTTCTGGTTTAGTTCACGCTACTGGTGGTGCTGGTGCTCTTGCAGGTGCAATCGTACTCGGTCCACGTATCGGTAAATATGTTAATGGTAAAACTTTCGCTATCATGGGCCATAACATGCCTGTAGCTGCTATCGGTGCTTTCCTCCTCTGGTTCGGATGGTTCGGTTTCAATGGCGGCTCACAATTAGACGCAAATCCAATGGCCGCTTCTGGTATCATGGTTATGACTCTTCTCGCTTCTACAGCAGGTGTTGTTGGCGCAATGATTCTTTCTTGGATTCTTTCTGGCAAGCCTGACCTCTCTATGGTTCTCAATGGTGCTTTAGCTGGTCTTGTAGGTATTACTGCAGGTGCAGCAAACGTAGGTCCTATGTCAGCTGTTATTATCGGTGCTATCGCAGGTGTCCTTGTAGTTCTCGCAGTGCTTTTACTCGATAAACTCAAAATTGACGATCCCGTTGGTGCTATCCCAGTTCACTTGGTTTGTGGCGCATGGGGTGTTATTGCGACAGGTATCTTCAGTGATGACGCAGACACAATGGTACAAATCAAATCAATTCTTTGCATCGTAGCATTCGCATTCGTTTGTGCTTTTATTCTCTTCACAATTATCAAAGTGACTATTGGTCTCCGCGTATCTGAAGAAGAAGAACTCGAAGGTCTTGACCTCGGCGAACACGGTATGGAAGCTTATAGTGGTTTCCAAATCTTCACCAACCAGTAA
- a CDS encoding P-II family nitrogen regulator, with the protein MKLIVAYIQPQRLNAVKQALYSKEITRMSITNALGCGQQGGFHENYRGVDVEVNLRKKVRVEVAINDDYVDKTVEAIIEGARTGKIGDGKIFVYPIEECIRIRTGEKGTDAIGG; encoded by the coding sequence ATGAAATTAATCGTAGCATATATTCAGCCACAAAGACTTAACGCTGTTAAGCAGGCTCTTTATTCAAAAGAAATTACTCGCATGTCAATCACAAATGCTCTTGGCTGTGGCCAACAGGGCGGTTTCCACGAAAATTACCGTGGTGTTGATGTAGAAGTAAATTTACGCAAAAAAGTTCGTGTCGAAGTAGCAATCAACGATGATTATGTCGACAAAACAGTCGAAGCCATTATCGAAGGTGCTCGCACAGGTAAGATTGGCGATGGTAAGATCTTTGTCTACCCAATTGAAGAATGCATTCGTATTCGTACCGGTGAAAAAGGTACTGACGCAATTGGCGGCTAA
- the mgrA gene encoding L-glyceraldehyde 3-phosphate reductase, producing MMYLADEKRYAQMIYNRCGKSGLKLPAVSLGLWHNWGGVDTYENAKAMTYRAFDLGITHFDLANNYGPPAGSAESNFGKILGEGLGAYRDEMIISSKAGYDMWPGPYGEWGSRKYLIASCDQSLKRMGLDYVDIFYSHRFDPDTPLEETMGALDSIVRAGKALYVGISSYDAENTKKAAAILKDLGTPCLIHQPCYSMMDRWVEDGLLDAVEEEGMGCISFSSLAQGLLTAKYLNGIPEDSRAAKSTGALDASRIDEVTLKKIKALNEMAEARGQKLSQMAIAWVLRQPAMTSVILGASKVSHIEDAAASLANLKFTEQELQKIDQILA from the coding sequence ATGATGTATTTAGCAGATGAAAAACGATACGCGCAAATGATTTATAATCGTTGTGGAAAAAGTGGGCTTAAATTACCAGCAGTTTCATTAGGCTTGTGGCACAATTGGGGCGGTGTAGATACTTATGAAAATGCCAAAGCAATGACTTATCGTGCATTTGATTTGGGAATTACTCATTTTGATTTAGCCAACAATTATGGTCCACCTGCGGGAAGCGCAGAAAGTAATTTCGGCAAAATTTTGGGTGAAGGCTTGGGTGCTTACCGTGATGAAATGATTATTTCATCTAAAGCGGGTTATGATATGTGGCCGGGTCCTTATGGTGAATGGGGTTCACGCAAATATCTTATCGCGAGTTGTGATCAAAGTCTCAAGCGTATGGGATTAGATTACGTCGATATTTTTTACTCTCACCGCTTTGATCCAGACACTCCTTTAGAAGAGACAATGGGCGCTTTGGATTCTATCGTACGTGCAGGTAAGGCACTTTACGTAGGCATCTCTTCTTATGATGCAGAAAACACAAAAAAGGCGGCTGCGATTTTAAAAGATTTAGGCACACCTTGTCTCATTCACCAACCTTGTTATAGCATGATGGATCGTTGGGTGGAAGACGGCTTATTAGATGCGGTGGAAGAAGAAGGTATGGGCTGTATTAGCTTTTCTTCCTTGGCACAAGGGCTTTTAACAGCTAAATACCTTAATGGAATTCCTGAAGATTCACGCGCTGCCAAGAGCACGGGAGCTCTAGATGCTTCTCGAATCGATGAAGTCACGCTCAAGAAAATTAAAGCGCTTAACGAAATGGCAGAAGCCAGAGGCCAAAAGTTATCGCAGATGGCGATAGCTTGGGTACTTCGTCAACCAGCCATGACTTCTGTGATTTTAGGCGCGAGCAAAGTATCGCATATTGAAGATGCTGCTGCGAGTTTAGCAAACCTCAAATTCACTGAACAAGAGCTTCAAAAAATCGACCAGATCTTAGCCTAG
- a CDS encoding 2-hydroxyacid dehydrogenase translates to MKIALFSSKPYDEKYFNRENKFNHQITYFSAHLNTQTLSLAKGYEAICVFVNDKITREMIANLAKNGTKYIALRCAGFNNIDIKACEEFQIKVCRVPAYSPYAVAEHTVALMLTLNRRIYRAYNRVKEGNFALDGLLGFDVHGKTVGIIGTGKIGECYAKIMHGFGTRLLFFDPFENPKCQELGKYTDLDTLFKESDIISLHCPLRPETHHLINDESIAKMKNKVMILNTSRGALIDTKALIKGLKGATIGSVGLDVYEEEAELFFEDCSDTIIQDDDFMRLTTFPNVIITGHQAFFTSTALSNIAETTLQNLDDLEYDRLCLNLVE, encoded by the coding sequence ATGAAAATTGCTCTTTTTAGTTCAAAGCCCTATGACGAAAAATATTTCAATCGCGAAAACAAGTTCAATCATCAGATTACCTATTTTTCTGCTCACTTGAACACGCAAACTTTGAGTCTCGCCAAGGGCTATGAAGCCATATGCGTCTTCGTCAATGATAAAATCACGCGAGAAATGATTGCGAACCTCGCAAAAAATGGCACGAAGTATATCGCCCTACGCTGTGCAGGTTTTAATAATATTGATATCAAAGCCTGTGAAGAATTTCAGATTAAAGTTTGCCGCGTCCCTGCTTATTCCCCGTATGCTGTTGCGGAACACACCGTCGCACTCATGCTCACCTTGAATAGAAGAATTTACCGCGCTTACAATCGCGTCAAAGAAGGTAACTTTGCCCTCGACGGCCTGCTCGGCTTTGATGTCCACGGAAAAACTGTGGGGATCATTGGCACGGGAAAAATCGGCGAATGTTACGCAAAGATCATGCATGGCTTCGGCACACGCCTGCTCTTTTTTGATCCTTTTGAAAACCCTAAATGCCAAGAATTGGGTAAATACACGGATCTCGACACTCTATTTAAAGAATCGGACATCATTAGTCTGCATTGTCCTCTTAGGCCCGAAACTCATCATTTGATTAACGATGAGAGCATTGCCAAAATGAAAAATAAAGTCATGATTCTCAACACCAGCCGTGGTGCCCTGATTGATACCAAGGCTTTAATTAAGGGACTTAAAGGTGCGACCATCGGCTCCGTTGGCCTCGACGTCTACGAAGAAGAAGCTGAACTCTTTTTTGAAGACTGCTCCGACACCATTATTCAAGATGACGACTTTATGCGTTTAACCACATTCCCCAACGTCATCATCACGGGCCACCAAGCTTTCTTTACTTCTACTGCACTCAGCAATATTGCAGAAACAACTCTTCAAAACCTCGATGACCTGGAATACGATAGACTCTGCTTGAACCTGGTTGAGTAA
- a CDS encoding RNA polymerase sigma factor, with protein sequence MFSLSKDYSTRLTLIQRLQNNHEDECCWEDFVETYKNYIYVIIRNFNLKTELNEDLLQNVLLKLWKDLPKFEYRPNKCRFRTWLSLVTCNIVKDYLKSKAGNNAKKEVQYEEALESMSRVSEPEIEKIAEKEWKVFIAEKAYEGIKDDLSDKVRSVFELSMQDIPDEEIEQRIGIASSSVRVYKQRARNALIKEITRLNKELDCH encoded by the coding sequence ATGTTCTCCTTGTCGAAAGATTACTCAACCAGATTAACACTCATTCAGCGTCTTCAGAATAATCATGAAGATGAATGTTGCTGGGAAGACTTTGTGGAAACGTATAAAAATTACATCTACGTGATTATCCGTAATTTTAATTTAAAAACTGAACTCAATGAGGACCTTTTACAAAACGTACTCTTAAAGCTCTGGAAAGATCTTCCTAAATTTGAATATCGCCCAAATAAATGCCGTTTTCGCACTTGGTTGAGTCTCGTCACCTGTAATATCGTAAAAGATTATTTGAAGTCAAAAGCGGGCAATAATGCCAAGAAAGAAGTTCAGTATGAAGAGGCTTTAGAAAGCATGAGCCGAGTCAGTGAACCAGAGATCGAAAAGATTGCTGAAAAAGAGTGGAAAGTTTTTATTGCAGAGAAAGCTTATGAGGGTATCAAAGACGATTTATCCGATAAAGTGAGATCGGTGTTTGAGCTTTCTATGCAAGATATTCCTGATGAAGAAATCGAGCAACGCATCGGGATTGCCTCGAGTTCCGTTCGCGTCTATAAGCAGCGCGCTCGTAATGCCTTAATTAAAGAAATTACCCGTCTCAATAAAGAGTTGGATTGTCATTAA
- a CDS encoding serine/threonine-protein kinase, whose amino-acid sequence MNKNDITKSNFSKIFDEASYLQSEEGETPISDSIKNETDRYTQLEKHATGGHKIIYKCHDEYTDRLVALALPRDSCDHKKEELFLREGRINSLLQHPNIIPIYDMGYRENQPFFSMKFIQGKTLASLIQEQEKSSQPRHSRNELIDIFLKVCDAISYCHSRGIAHLDLKPENICIDEYGEVYVCDWGLAIILDDSVHLDESFPEVEKYSLNSIHEDKLTLDGYLKGTPGYMAPEQSHLMKEKKGLHSDIFSLGAILYTLLTYKKPFTADNIELTLQKTKEGDFVSPSRLADNLPAQLELICLKSLQVPLNQRYKSVEELKNDILAFRNGYAISAEKNSNLKIFSLLVKRNKALFATISLAFLFISLSTFFFTTHLKDSRNKAFALAEKFRLKTEESDQRGVLLSQKLYTDAIEHFEQDNFEKAIELVDYSLQLKTDNDAALELRGQLFFIQGNFPESMRLLEELNERNSYSQFILDYTKSNQSPKTMKSFHLLILKINENFGIFNSLTSDLVHYKIYSDLTYQERLELASLLLPTFNKLEKIDLKYDPQLKLLDLSNNPQLVFPYMLQKFPAEKADFSNTSIVNFITFRSMPLISLNVNSTQITSLETFPHNSIRELSIAHTKIRDLTPIRSSTLQSLDIRGLKILNHRELLQMSYLKTLITSPNQLDPEVKQVLSRRLKLIEKD is encoded by the coding sequence ATGAATAAAAACGACATCACGAAAAGCAACTTCTCTAAGATTTTTGATGAAGCAAGCTATCTTCAGAGTGAAGAGGGTGAGACTCCGATCAGTGATTCCATTAAAAATGAAACTGATCGCTATACCCAGCTTGAGAAACACGCCACGGGTGGTCATAAAATCATCTATAAATGTCATGATGAATACACCGATCGACTTGTGGCTTTAGCTCTTCCTAGGGATTCCTGTGATCACAAGAAAGAAGAACTTTTTCTTCGTGAAGGAAGAATCAACTCACTCTTACAACACCCGAATATCATTCCTATTTACGACATGGGCTACAGAGAGAATCAGCCGTTTTTCAGTATGAAATTCATCCAGGGAAAGACTCTCGCAAGTCTTATTCAGGAGCAAGAAAAGTCAAGTCAGCCAAGGCATAGCCGAAATGAACTCATCGATATTTTTCTCAAAGTCTGTGACGCTATTTCTTACTGTCACTCTAGGGGCATTGCTCATTTAGATTTAAAGCCTGAAAATATCTGTATCGATGAATATGGAGAAGTTTATGTCTGTGACTGGGGACTCGCTATTATTCTGGATGACTCAGTCCACCTCGATGAATCCTTTCCCGAAGTCGAAAAATACTCCCTCAATTCTATCCATGAAGATAAACTAACCTTAGATGGATACTTAAAGGGCACGCCTGGATATATGGCTCCAGAGCAAAGCCATCTCATGAAAGAAAAAAAGGGCTTGCATAGCGACATCTTTTCTCTCGGTGCCATTTTGTACACCCTCTTAACATATAAAAAACCATTTACAGCAGACAATATTGAATTAACTCTTCAAAAGACCAAAGAGGGAGATTTTGTTTCTCCTTCCCGCTTAGCCGATAATCTACCTGCTCAACTTGAACTCATCTGCCTCAAGTCACTTCAAGTCCCCCTTAATCAGAGATATAAATCTGTTGAAGAATTAAAAAATGATATCCTCGCTTTCCGCAATGGTTATGCGATCTCCGCAGAGAAGAACTCAAACCTCAAAATTTTTTCTTTATTAGTGAAGCGCAACAAAGCCCTATTCGCCACAATAAGTCTTGCTTTTCTCTTCATTTCTCTTTCCACTTTTTTCTTCACCACACACTTAAAAGATTCTCGTAATAAAGCTTTTGCTCTCGCCGAAAAATTCCGTTTAAAAACCGAAGAAAGTGATCAACGCGGAGTCCTACTCTCGCAAAAACTTTATACGGATGCCATTGAACACTTTGAGCAAGATAATTTCGAAAAAGCCATCGAACTTGTCGATTACTCTCTGCAACTCAAAACTGATAATGACGCTGCACTAGAACTGCGGGGGCAACTTTTTTTCATCCAGGGGAATTTCCCTGAATCCATGAGACTTTTAGAAGAATTAAACGAAAGAAATTCCTACAGTCAATTTATTTTAGATTATACAAAGAGTAATCAATCTCCAAAAACTATGAAGAGTTTCCATCTTCTCATTTTGAAAATCAATGAAAACTTTGGTATTTTCAACTCACTGACATCCGATTTAGTTCATTATAAGATTTACTCTGATTTAACGTATCAAGAACGGCTCGAATTAGCGAGCCTCTTACTTCCCACTTTCAACAAGCTCGAAAAAATTGATCTCAAATACGACCCTCAACTCAAGTTGCTCGACCTCTCCAATAACCCTCAACTTGTTTTCCCCTATATGTTACAGAAATTCCCCGCGGAAAAAGCCGATTTCTCTAACACTTCCATCGTCAATTTTATTACTTTCCGTTCAATGCCATTAATAAGTTTAAATGTCAATTCTACTCAAATTACCAGTCTAGAAACCTTTCCCCATAACTCAATTCGTGAGCTCTCTATTGCTCACACAAAAATACGTGACCTTACTCCAATAAGGTCTAGTACCTTGCAAAGTCTGGATATTCGTGGACTCAAAATTTTAAACCACCGTGAGTTATTACAGATGTCTTATTTGAAAACACTTATTACCTCGCCTAATCAATTAGACCCAGAAGTCAAACAAGTACTTTCTCGACGTTTAAAGCTTATCGAAAAAGATTAA
- a CDS encoding DUF1559 domain-containing protein has translation MNNAVLNKASRQSFTLIELLVVVAIIGVLASLLLPVLSKARESARRATCINNQMQISHSLLMYADDNASHYPAMTNDGSSSVRGWSWDDQLSSYDGRQLSEPDMDAFGYAAGHAQQSAGKVYRCSADKRGETTNNGGNEMAVRSYSLTRGKLSSDDADTGAGLVYRGITSDPWSGDSTEMESLQVSQITDPDDSIALMENQIQENTLGHYSYAVATAWTILNQQSNTDFWAHGLWKMNFLYADGHVEYRTYTSTYEGSGFDPWSQSNTRNTQWDSRK, from the coding sequence ATGAATAACGCAGTATTAAACAAAGCAAGCAGACAATCGTTTACCTTAATAGAACTCCTGGTAGTAGTCGCTATAATAGGTGTTTTAGCCTCATTATTATTGCCCGTTTTATCTAAAGCACGTGAATCTGCTAGAAGAGCCACTTGTATCAATAATCAGATGCAAATTTCTCATTCACTACTGATGTATGCCGATGATAACGCTAGTCATTACCCAGCAATGACTAACGATGGTTCATCGAGTGTTAGAGGCTGGTCTTGGGACGATCAATTAAGTTCTTACGATGGACGTCAATTAAGTGAGCCAGATATGGACGCCTTTGGTTATGCAGCAGGTCATGCTCAACAGTCGGCGGGAAAAGTTTATCGTTGCTCAGCAGATAAAAGAGGAGAAACAACAAATAACGGTGGCAATGAAATGGCCGTGCGTTCCTACTCCTTAACGAGAGGTAAACTTTCTTCTGATGATGCAGATACAGGTGCGGGCTTAGTTTATCGTGGTATCACAAGTGATCCTTGGTCAGGCGACAGTACAGAGATGGAGTCTTTACAAGTCAGTCAAATCACGGATCCTGATGATAGTATTGCCTTAATGGAAAATCAGATACAAGAAAATACTTTAGGCCATTATAGCTATGCAGTGGCAACTGCTTGGACGATTTTGAATCAGCAAAGCAATACAGATTTCTGGGCTCATGGTTTATGGAAAATGAATTTTCTTTATGCGGATGGTCATGTGGAATACAGAACTTATACTTCGACTTATGAAGGTTCTGGTTTTGATCCTTGGTCACAGTCAAATACTCGTAATACTCAATGGGACAGCAGAAAATAG
- a CDS encoding SGNH/GDSL hydrolase family protein: MNLFYRILIVFTLSFTAFSVEPGSFEEKAKAYKWQLVPDPSLPNVLILGDSISIGYTLYVREMLKGKANVYRPVANDKPLNCGDTASGLRNLEAWLKTQDVKKWDLIHFNWGLHDLKRIQPGTHYKEARDPSAAPVRSVEDYEMNLQKLVTSLKATKAKLIFATTTDYPKGVVPCRLPVDAQRYNDAAEKVMMTNKIEINDLYKFTQPRLKELQMPVNVHFSLKGSYIIAKEVSDHIADKLNIKDLKFDSFSKMNQAMRK, translated from the coding sequence ATGAACTTATTTTACCGTATTCTGATTGTTTTTACTTTGAGCTTTACAGCTTTTTCTGTCGAACCAGGTTCTTTTGAAGAGAAGGCAAAAGCCTATAAATGGCAGCTTGTACCAGATCCGAGTTTACCTAATGTTCTTATCTTAGGTGATTCTATTTCAATTGGCTATACACTTTACGTCCGCGAGATGTTAAAAGGGAAAGCCAATGTTTATCGCCCGGTTGCGAATGATAAACCCTTGAACTGCGGTGATACCGCAAGCGGCCTCCGCAATCTTGAGGCATGGTTAAAAACTCAAGATGTTAAAAAATGGGACTTGATTCATTTTAACTGGGGACTTCATGATTTAAAAAGAATCCAACCAGGAACTCATTACAAAGAGGCAAGAGATCCTTCCGCAGCACCGGTGCGTAGTGTAGAGGATTATGAAATGAATCTTCAAAAATTAGTGACCTCATTAAAAGCGACTAAAGCTAAACTTATTTTTGCCACAACAACAGATTATCCAAAGGGAGTGGTGCCATGTCGACTTCCCGTTGATGCCCAACGCTACAATGACGCAGCTGAAAAAGTCATGATGACCAACAAAATAGAAATTAACGATTTATATAAATTTACACAGCCCCGTTTAAAAGAATTACAGATGCCCGTAAATGTCCATTTTTCCCTCAAGGGTTCTTACATCATCGCCAAAGAAGTGAGTGACCACATTGCAGATAAACTTAATATCAAAGACCTTAAGTTTGATTCTTTTTCTAAAATGAATCAAGCAATGAGAAAATGA
- a CDS encoding right-handed parallel beta-helix repeat-containing protein encodes MKKFLLLVICLSSLANAKQIHVYKDQNNLSSAHKEWQELRQNNYQDTIEIIIHEGTHHLNQSLIFDERGSDAKTLIRSATGESATISGARKIEGWTRTELMNGKIWSAPVPWAEGEHYFHALFKGNQMLKRASSEIIELSNEAPSKFYCNDMQSRFEFNTHPEIAKLENIKDIELFGQPTRKWLVNYLPLERVGAKKTKLKIPATYIMSGEWQIENSLQHLDEAGEWCLNNGTLYYWPKDDQVKDIFAPYLNELIRIEGKTDSSLEGKGERPAKNFIFENLSFSHADRQRWTKNDIGLQHDWNMWDKANGLIRFRGAQDCEVHNCNFINSASDGVRLDLYCQNITIANNRFSKLGGTAILLAGYGPGKKDVNHHNTIINNSLSEIGSLYWHSPGIFVWQSGHNLIAKNHIYDQGYSGIIVAGVRRRFFSQKFPKDQRADKNPFKFWQFPKGTREHLPSIRWDEIKYIKDPLDWKAYEPYMHARHNIIEFNEVHDCMKRLHDGNGIYLSAHGNDNLVRYNLVYNHPKGSMIRTDDDSHYSLLSFNILLGTTGKDGLCMKGQNTFENNFFFNTRFTTGMAGNRAEYSSSFRKNVFYSTGNINDFHYKTFMMGPMLNDNIYYSNHNKQADNFLDKVHLKGQDSRSLMADPQFIDLPAGELSFAENSPASEIGIRPITKSQFLNIGTTDDPWLKRQGSSLPVKWNDMQGDYYYYVNKIKRVH; translated from the coding sequence ATGAAAAAATTTTTACTTCTCGTCATTTGCTTGAGTTCCTTAGCAAATGCCAAGCAAATACACGTCTACAAAGATCAGAACAACCTCAGTTCTGCCCATAAAGAGTGGCAAGAACTTCGACAAAACAATTATCAAGACACTATTGAGATTATCATCCACGAAGGCACTCATCACCTAAATCAAAGTTTGATTTTTGATGAGCGTGGCTCTGATGCCAAAACGCTTATTCGTTCTGCAACAGGTGAATCAGCAACTATTAGCGGAGCTCGCAAAATTGAAGGCTGGACTCGAACTGAACTAATGAATGGCAAAATCTGGTCCGCGCCAGTTCCTTGGGCTGAAGGAGAGCATTATTTCCATGCGCTTTTCAAGGGAAATCAAATGTTAAAACGAGCGAGCTCAGAAATCATTGAACTCAGTAATGAGGCTCCCAGTAAATTCTATTGTAACGATATGCAGAGTCGTTTCGAGTTCAATACGCACCCCGAAATAGCTAAGCTAGAGAATATTAAAGATATCGAGCTCTTTGGTCAACCAACTCGTAAATGGTTGGTAAACTATTTACCCCTTGAGCGTGTGGGTGCCAAAAAAACGAAACTCAAGATCCCTGCGACCTATATCATGAGTGGTGAATGGCAGATAGAAAACTCCCTGCAACATCTCGATGAGGCTGGCGAATGGTGTTTGAACAACGGCACTCTCTACTACTGGCCAAAAGATGATCAAGTCAAAGATATTTTTGCACCCTACCTCAATGAACTCATTCGCATTGAAGGAAAAACTGATTCGAGTTTAGAAGGAAAAGGGGAACGACCTGCAAAGAATTTTATTTTTGAAAACCTCAGCTTTAGTCACGCCGATCGTCAACGCTGGACTAAAAATGATATTGGTCTTCAGCACGACTGGAACATGTGGGATAAAGCTAATGGACTCATTCGTTTTCGGGGTGCCCAAGATTGCGAAGTCCACAATTGCAATTTCATCAATTCTGCGAGTGATGGAGTTCGACTCGATCTTTATTGCCAAAATATTACAATCGCCAATAATCGTTTTAGTAAACTCGGTGGTACCGCCATACTTTTAGCGGGGTATGGCCCAGGAAAGAAAGACGTCAATCACCACAATACCATTATCAATAATAGCTTAAGCGAAATTGGCTCACTCTACTGGCATTCGCCAGGCATCTTTGTTTGGCAGAGTGGTCATAACTTGATTGCCAAGAATCATATTTACGATCAAGGTTATAGCGGCATTATTGTCGCTGGCGTTAGACGTCGTTTTTTCTCTCAAAAATTCCCCAAAGATCAACGAGCTGATAAAAACCCCTTTAAGTTTTGGCAGTTCCCAAAGGGCACAAGGGAACACTTGCCTTCTATTCGCTGGGATGAGATCAAATATATCAAAGATCCTTTAGATTGGAAAGCCTACGAGCCCTACATGCATGCTCGACATAATATTATTGAGTTCAATGAAGTTCACGATTGCATGAAGCGCTTGCACGATGGCAATGGCATTTACTTATCTGCTCATGGTAATGATAATTTAGTTCGCTATAATTTAGTTTATAATCACCCCAAGGGTTCGATGATTCGGACGGATGATGACTCACATTATTCTTTATTGAGCTTCAATATTTTATTGGGCACAACAGGAAAAGATGGCCTGTGTATGAAGGGGCAGAACACTTTCGAGAATAACTTTTTCTTCAATACGCGTTTTACCACAGGCATGGCCGGAAATAGAGCGGAGTACTCATCGAGCTTTCGCAAGAATGTTTTCTACTCGACGGGAAACATCAATGATTTTCATTACAAAACTTTTATGATGGGCCCGATGCTCAATGATAATATTTATTATTCTAATCATAACAAACAGGCCGATAATTTCTTAGATAAAGTGCATCTCAAAGGCCAGGATAGCCGTAGCCTCATGGCAGATCCGCAATTTATAGATCTTCCAGCGGGAGAACTTTCTTTTGCAGAGAACTCTCCTGCTTCAGAAATCGGCATTCGTCCTATCACTAAATCACAGTTCCTCAACATTGGCACGACTGATGATCCTTGGCTCAAGCGCCAGGGTTCAAGCTTACCCGTTAAATGGAATGATATGCAAGGCGACTATTACTACTACGTCAATAAAATAAAACGCGTTCACTAA